From a single Nothobranchius furzeri strain GRZ-AD chromosome 9, NfurGRZ-RIMD1, whole genome shotgun sequence genomic region:
- the LOC139071837 gene encoding ras-specific guanine nucleotide-releasing factor 1-like, whose protein sequence is MRVIGFLEEVMHDPELLRQERKAAANIIRTLTQEDPGDSQATIEGITQMAMEESRTEPFENHSALEIAEQLTMLDHLVFKVIPYEEFFGQGWMKNDKNERTPYIMKTTKHFNVISNRIASEILQWDDVNIRSAVIEKWVAVVDICRCLHNYNAVLEITSSLNRSSIFRLKRTWLKVSKQDLTPEAPVRRSSLRRPAAPKRLCYSPVITENSKKKKTKSPIEKNAEKKQVKDEDDTENSVVEPTSNGYGGLSEYELKRLENIKQNQAFLSSINLLQATEDLKRSTRRKCSQKGLRYDHPKWCIIGGFIHKQKEVIILPS, encoded by the exons ATGCGGGTAATTGGCTTCCTGGAGGAGGTGATGCATGACCCGGAGCTCCTGAGACAGGAAAGAAAGGCAGCTGCCAACATCATCAG GACTCTCACCCAGGAGGATCCTGGAGACAGCCAGGCCACCATTGAAGGGATCACACAGATG GCCATGGAGGAAAGTAGGACTGAACCATTTGAGAACCACTCGGCCCTGGAAATCGCCGAGCAGCTGACGATGCTCGACCACCTGGTCTTCAAAGTCATCCCATATGA GGAGTTTTTCGGTCAGGGATGGATGAAGAACGACAAGAACGAGAGAACTCCGTACATAATGAAGACCACCAAGCATTTCAACGTT ATCAGCAACAGGATCGCCTCTGAGATCCTCCAGTGGGATGATGTGAACATCCGCTCGGCAGTGATAGAGAAGTGGGTGGCGGTGGTGGACATCTGCCGCTGCCTCCACAACTACAACGCCGTGCTGGAGATCACGTCCTCTCTCAACCGCAGCTCCATCTTCCGCCTCAAGAGGACCTGGCTCAAAGTTTCCAAGCAG GACTTGACTCCCGAGGCACCAGTGCGACGGTCCTCTCTGAGACGCCCCGCGGCTCCCAAACGCCTTTGTTACTCTCCGGTCATAACAGAAAATAGCAAAAAGAAA AAAACAAAATCCCCCATAGAGAAGAATGCTGAGAAAAAGCAGGTAAAGGATGAAGATGACACAGAGAACAGTGTTGTGGAACCTACATCT AATGGTTACGGAGGGCTTTCTGAGTATGAACTGAAGCGCCTGGAGAACATCAAACAGAACCAAGCTTTTCTGTCTTCTATCAACCTGCTTCAG GCAACAGAAGACCTGAAGCGGTCAACACGACGAAAGTGTTCACAGAAGGGGCTGAGGTACGATCATCCCAAATGGTGCATCATAGGAGGGTTCATTCACAAGCAAAAGGAAGTAATTATCCTACCAAGCTAA